AAGCCGATTAGTTGCTGCAGTTCTTCCTTCAGCTCTGCCAGCTATCCCAAAACTCTTACCTTCGAGCTTACTGTCACAACGGCCCGATCTGCGCCTTGCACAAACCGAAGTGAGTGTAGCAGCGGCCAGCCTTGGTACAGCGCGTGCCGATCAGTTTCCGAAGTTGGTGCTGTCAGCAAGCGGTGGGTTCGGCGCACTGGCCGTCGGAGGATTTTCGAGTCTGGCGGAGGGGGTATATGCCCTCGGTTCTGGGCTCACGGCGCCGATCTTCAATGCAGGACGCATTCGAGCTCACATCGCTGGCGCGGACGCGCGGCTGGATCAAGTCGCGGCGAAGTACGAAAAAACCTTCCTCCTCGCCTTGGAAGACGTGGAAAATGCCTTTGTCGCGCATACCTCCTCGAAGGAGCACCGCGAGGAACTGCTACAGGCCGAACAAGCAGCAGATAAAACCTATCGATTCTCCGAAGCCTTATACCTGCGAGGAGCGAGTGATTATTTATCCGTGCTGGATGCTCAACGCACCAAACTTTCGATCAACGACGAGCGTGTCAAAGCTGAAACCGCCGTTCGTGTCTCCTTGGTCTCGCTTTGCAGAGCTTTTGGTGGCGGTTGGGCCGTAGAACGCTCAGTGGGCCGAGGCAACGATGAGATCAATATCGGACAAAACTCAGGGCCCGCCGTTCCGGCTGAACACTAAACATATCGTGTATCACGGAGAAAAGTTTCCCTTCAAAGCTGTATCCAGATGCCAAAGCCAACGGAGTGGCGCACGTGGACGTCGAGACCGTTCGATTTCTAAATGCCTGCGAGAAAGGTGGTATCAAGCTCCTCCATTGCTAGCCGTACATACAGTAGTGAATGATCCGTGAAAAGGGCGGGGAAGGATAAGGCGATGCAGTTCTGATAACCAGCATCAACGTGCGTATAAAGGGAGGGATTCCAATGTCACATATGGTTGTATGTAAGGAAAGTTCCATGAAAGGAGTAGTCGTGCGATTCAGACAATCGATCATCCCGACAGTCATCCTCCTCGTCATGAGTATGGGACTCTTCTGCGGGGCCGAGGCAAAACCATCGAAGCGGGCCATGCGACTGTGAGCTGGAAAGGAAAGGGCGTGATCGATGATCTGGGGGATGGGGACAGAGTCTTTAGCGGCACTCTTACCGGGACCATCTTCGTGAAGCATCTTCCCGTAGGCTCGGCACCTGCGCAGATTCATCCGGCCAAAATGGATTGTCAGGCGATTCTCTATATCAATAAGAACGTAGAGGAACGGAAGACTATCCTCTGCATCGTGAGGGCCCATAAAGGCAAGGACCTCGCGTACGGAGAAATCCAATGTGTCGGAAAGACAGGCGAATGCAAAGGCGAGTTTACGTGGGTCTGGGGAAGGGGTGGATTCAAGGGCATTACAGGGACGACACCGTTCGTCGCCGGTATCTATTGAAGAACAGAAAGAGGGAGAGATCTACGGAAGTGCACATTGGCCGAACTTGACCTATACACTGCCATAGGTGTTTACGCCTCGCCACGGTGAGAAGGCATCACGATCAAACCGATTGTCCGTGTCGGGTCAAGCACAGACTTGTCAAACACGCACTCCCGCCCACTGGGTCGGGTCGAGAGCTGGCGCGTTGACGGTAGGGGACGGTGGAATATCCAGGGCTTTCGCCACCGGGCCGCAGTCCGACTCCCATGGTCACGTCTCCAGCTCCCGCCACGTCAAACCCAGCGTGCCGATTTCCGGCACTGGGCTTACCTATGTACTTCATGACAAGGGTTATGAGACCTATCCTACTGGAACGGCTATCGGTAATGGGGCACGCCGGACACGGTAGCCATGAAACAAGCCGTGTTCATCGTACAACCACTGCCGACGCCACCGCTTCCAGCCGAAGCCACGACGCTGTCGGGCACGGCCCAGGTGCCGCCGGATCTTCTGCTCCACCCAGTCGCGAACAAATGCAAAGCACCGACTCGAATGGCCAAACGCAAAGTAGTTTACCCAACCGCGCAAGATGGGATTAATCGTTTGGATGAGTAACCCCAGAGGCTGGGAGCGAAAGCTCCGAAAGATACCCTTGAGCTTGCGCAACAACGCGGTGCGTCTCTTCCCCTGCGGTAGCCGCAATGGCATCCACCGCCCCGCCCGACTTCGTAGACGTCGGAATTCAAACCCAAGAAATCCAAAGCGTTCACCTTTTACGAGGTCCACTCGCCGGCTCTTCTCTTCATTCACTTCCACGTGCAGCTTGGCAAACTCCTCCCGCAGGCGTTTCTCCACCGCTCGGCGTAACCATGCCTCTCGCTCATCACCACTGACCAGTACCACCAGATCGTCAGCAAAACGACAATACTCGATGGCTGTCCGGCGATGGTAGCGTGTGGCGTCCTTGGCGCGCTCCAGCATCCTGTCTATCTCGTTGAGATAGAGATTGCTTATCAACGGTGAAATCACACCCCCTTGCGGAACCCCGCATCGGCCCGAGGCCTTCAGTATCAGCTTCAACAGATGCATGACCTGCTCGTCATCGACTCGCCTCGCCACCTGCCGCAGGACAATAGAATGTTGTACATTGTCGAAGTAGGCCCGCAAATCAAAGTCAATCACATAGGTCTTGCCTTGTAGTACTGCATCGCTGACACGTTGAATCGCTTCATGGGCCGAGCGCTTGGGCCGATAGCCATACGACCCGGGTTGAAAGTCCGCCTCGAAGATTGGCTCCAGGATGAGCTTCAATGCCCCCTGGACCACCCGGTCACGAATGGCAGGAATCGAGAGCGTGCGAATACCCCGCCCTTTGGGAATTTCTACCTTCCGCGGCCGCAGTGGACAGTACGTTCCTTGCACAAGCTCCTCACGGAGTCCTTCCAGAAAACGCTCGACACCTGCCGCCTCAATCGCCTCAAAGGTCACTCCGTCAATCCCCGGAGCACCGTTGTTCGACATCGCTAGACGATAGGCACCTCGCAGCGTTTCCCGCTTGCACATATGCACGTACAGCCCCCAACAGCGCCAAGACGGTTCCGCCTTCGCCTTGACGTATAGCTTTCGTCTCAGGTCTTGCAGCCCAATAGGTGCAATTGTCATCTCACCCCTGCCTCCCATCTCGTCGAAAGCGTTGTACAAAGTGAGGTCCCTTCGCTCAACAGGCATTACCCTGCATCACCGCTACTGCGAACCTCTCCGCCACCGTCTCATCGTCCATCCACTTCCCGGTTACGCCGGTTATAGGATGTACCTCGCTTCCGCCGATTTCTCGGTCGGGATGAGGACGGCTTCCCCAGTTGCTTAGCATGCCCTTGTCACCGTGCTGTCCCTACCACCCCGCTGGAGGAATGTGCCGCATCAGTCAGGCTGCGACACCCCCTAAAGTCTTCGCCCCGGAGCAGAGGGCTCGACCTCCAGAGTTAAAATTATCGAGGCCACTTGTGGGTTCACTCACGTTACGGCCCGGTGACTCGCTCACCCTCCCAAGGAGGGCTTCGTCAGTCAGCTTCATTCGTTTCGTTGCCTCCACGAATGTGACTCAAGCTACGAGGCACTGACTTTTACCTCGGTGGGACTGCCTCCCACTGAACATGCCAGCCTTCGCTGGGCACACTGCTCCGCATTTATTTTCCTACCAGTCAATTCCGTGGTTTGATATGGTGCACTGGCCATGCAGTGCGGTGTCGGTATAGTCTTAAGGCATGGGCCTTTTCAGTTGTCTCCTTCATTGTTTGATTGAACTTGCTGCCCTCGTCTGCGAGCTCGTCAAGGACGCGCTACATGGTCTGGCCCTGTGCACGAAAAGTCACGCGGCGCTGACAGCGGAGAATCTATTTCTTCGCAAACAGCTGGCGTACTACCAAGAGCGCAAGATCTCTCCACGGCGTTTTAACAACGCCTCACGCTATCTTATGGGCTTGCTGTCGGGCTGGTTTGATTGGAAGGAGGCGCTGGTGGTTGTCACACCGAAAACGCTTATTGGTTGGCACCGTGCTGGGTTTCGGCTGTTCTGGCGGTGGAAATGTCGTCGTGGGCGACCCCGGATCCCTGCAGAGCTTCGCGCGCTGATCCGCCAAATGGCCCGAGACAACGTCGGTTGGGGCGAGGAGCGCATCGCGAACGAGCTCTTGCTGAAGCTTGGGATCCAGATCTCGCCGCGTACCGTACGCAAGTACATGCCTAAGCGTCCGCCGGGTCGCCTGCGAGCTGACCAACGCTGGTTGACGTTTGTACAAAACCACGCCAACGCGATCGTGGCATGTGACTTCTTGACAGTCGTCACCGCGACCTTCAAGTGCCTTTATGTTTTTGTCGTTATCGAACTCGGTAGACGGACACTGATACACATCAACGTGACCGAGCACCCCACAGCGACATGGCCATTACAACAGCTACGCGAAGCGATCCCCGCCGACCACAATTACAAACGCCTACTCCATGATCGAGACAGTATCTTATCCGCGGGTCTTGATGCGTCCGTCAGGAAACTGGGACTACGCGTTCTAAAAAGTCCTTACCGCAGCCCGTTGGCGAATTGCATTTGCGAACGCGTGATCGGAACTCTACGCCGCGAATGTCTCGATTTTCTAATTCCGCTCACCGAGCGACACTTACTTCGCGTTGTGAGAGAGTGGGTCAGTTATTACAACACCGCACGACCCCACATGTCGCTGGGTCCCGGGATCCGAAGTCCGCCGGAGACATTGCCAGTATCTCGGACATCTCACCGTCATCGGCTCTCTGAGAACCGAGTCATTTCTGCATGCTCGGTGCTGGGCGGCCTACACCACGACTATCAATTTGCAGCAATCACTACATGATTGCGAAAGAATTTTGCGCATTACAACTGATCGATAATAATATTCCAGACTGGACCTGACGTGGTACGATTGTTGAGCTTCCTAAAGACAGGCGAGCAGCGTATCAACCGGAAACACGAAGAGCCGCCCCGAACATTGTTCCACCAGTACTGAAAGCACGGAGACCCAGCATGGCTACCAATACTCATATTACCGCTCCAACCCGTTCCTCGATGCCTGAGCAGGAGGTCGCCACGATCGTTGTGACGGCACTCAAGAGTGACACCGCGTTGGCCGCGGTGCTTAACCGGCAACGCGCCGCTTTCCTGCGAGACGGTCCGCCATCGTTGGCGCAGCGGCGCAGCGACTTGATGAAGCTCAAGCGGGCTCTGCAGGAGCGTAGGGAAGATTTCGTCGCCGCTATCAACGCCGACTTCGGCCACAGATCGCGCCAGGAAACGTCGCTTCTCGAGATGGCGACTGTCGTCGACGGGGTCAAGTATCTCCACCGTAATCTTGCCCGATGGATGCGTCCCGAAAAACGGCGCGTGGCCTTGCATTTCTTGCCGGGTTCAGCGCGCGTCGTCTATCAGCCGCTCGGTGTGGTCGGTATCATATCGCCGTGGAACTATCCCGCTGCCCTTGCGCTGATGCCGCTCGCCACGGCGCTCGCAGCCGGCAACCGCGCCATGATCAAGCCGTCCGGATTCACGCCGACCACGGCTGCACTGATGGCATCGATGCTGGCTGACGTGTTCCAGCAAGATCAGGTGGCAGTTGTGACCGGCGACACGCAGGTTGGGGTGGCGTTCTCAAAGCTCGCGTTCGATCACATCCTTTTTACGGGAAGCACGCCTGTGGGACGCGCTGTCATGCGCGCGGCCAGCGAAAACCTGGTGCCGGTAACTTTAGAGCTCGGCGGGAAGTCGCCCGTTATCATCGAGCAGGGCTCTTCCCTTCGAAAGGCTGCACGGTGCATCGCATACGGCAAGCTGACCAACGCCGGCCAGACCTGTATCGCACCCGACTATGTGCTGGTGGCCGAGCAAGAGGTCGAAGATTTCGTTGCCGCGTACACGCGCGAGGTCGCGAAGCTCTATCCGGATATAGCTGCGAACCCCGACTACACGTCGATCATCAATGACCGCCGCCATGCGCGACTGTTAGATTTGCTCGTTGATGCCCGCGCGAAGGGTGGTCGCGTCATCGAGATCGGCGCGCAGGCGGACGACGGCGCTACCGTGCACCGGCGCACGATGGCACCGGCGGTCGTGCTCGATGTGACCGAAGAGATGAGCGTGATGAAGGATGAGATTTTCGGGCCGATCCTGCCGGTCGTGCCC
This window of the Pseudomonadota bacterium genome carries:
- the ltrA gene encoding group II intron reverse transcriptase/maturase — protein: MTIAPIGLQDLRRKLYVKAKAEPSWRCWGLYVHMCKRETLRGAYRLAMSNNGAPGIDGVTFEAIEAAGVERFLEGLREELVQGTYCPLRPRKVEIPKGRGIRTLSIPAIRDRVVQGALKLILEPIFEADFQPGSYGYRPKRSAHEAIQRVSDAVLQGKTYVIDFDLRAYFDNVQHSIVLRQVARRVDDEQVMHLLKLILKASGRCGVPQGGVISPLISNLYLNEIDRMLERAKDATRYHRRTAIEYCRFADDLVVLVSGDEREAWLRRAVEKRLREEFAKLHVEVNEEKSRRVDLVKGERFGFLGFEFRRLRSRAGRWMPLRLPQGKRRTALLRKLKGIFRSFRSQPLGLLIQTINPILRGWVNYFAFGHSSRCFAFVRDWVEQKIRRHLGRARQRRGFGWKRWRRQWLYDEHGLFHGYRVRRAPLPIAVPVG
- a CDS encoding coniferyl aldehyde dehydrogenase, which codes for MPEQEVATIVVTALKSDTALAAVLNRQRAAFLRDGPPSLAQRRSDLMKLKRALQERREDFVAAINADFGHRSRQETSLLEMATVVDGVKYLHRNLARWMRPEKRRVALHFLPGSARVVYQPLGVVGIISPWNYPAALALMPLATALAAGNRAMIKPSGFTPTTAALMASMLADVFQQDQVAVVTGDTQVGVAFSKLAFDHILFTGSTPVGRAVMRAASENLVPVTLELGGKSPVIIEQGSSLRKAARCIAYGKLTNAGQTCIAPDYVLVAEQEVEDFVAAYTREVAKLYPDIAANPDYTSIINDRRHARLLDLLVDARAKGGRVIEIGAQADDGATVHRRTMAPAVVLDVTEEMSVMKDEIFGPILPVVPYRELEDAVAYVNARPRPLALYFFGPDGPGRKLVLERTTSGGVAINETNLNYAQDDIPFGGVGASGMGAYHGQEGFKTMSHAKGIFEQARLNFTDVVRPPFGKLFERTVDFLLR
- a CDS encoding integrase core domain-containing protein: MIELAALVCELVKDALHGLALCTKSHAALTAENLFLRKQLAYYQERKISPRRFNNASRYLMGLLSGWFDWKEALVVVTPKTLIGWHRAGFRLFWRWKCRRGRPRIPAELRALIRQMARDNVGWGEERIANELLLKLGIQISPRTVRKYMPKRPPGRLRADQRWLTFVQNHANAIVACDFLTVVTATFKCLYVFVVIELGRRTLIHINVTEHPTATWPLQQLREAIPADHNYKRLLHDRDSILSAGLDASVRKLGLRVLKSPYRSPLANCICERVIGTLRRECLDFLIPLTERHLLRVVREWVSYYNTARPHMSLGPGIRSPPETLPVSRTSHRHRLSENRVISACSVLGGLHHDYQFAAITT